One window of the Triticum dicoccoides isolate Atlit2015 ecotype Zavitan chromosome 3B, WEW_v2.0, whole genome shotgun sequence genome contains the following:
- the LOC119274408 gene encoding cysteine-rich receptor-like protein kinase 6 isoform X2, with translation MEIRSAVAASFVLLLLSLSSFLKLSAGAELFSWQCYNGSSYKENGTYQSNVRSLLASLAANASRSQSLFATTVVGTSSDTVWGLGLCRRDITNSTECESCLALAPVVAFGSGDYCKGVKDVSIFYDRCIVRYSPHDFLTSPDNRQVQSRGPSKEAVIPHDAANRYDALVVSLAVALAKSAAFNTTSRYATGVMVSDQGFTTNASDDVVRTIYGLVQCTPRGPCLECLQGLVDGMKFNGSVGGHIFGIWCNIRFEKQVFYDGSPMLNLIAPPPTPPSSPLPSGTTDGTRWRQRAATVSTIVLGVAVILLSIPVVFLWRNKATTQLPYQEDGDDPESLLFDLTTLRRATDNFAQDNKLGHGGFGAVYKGVLPHGREIAVKRLDKASGQGLKELRNELLLVANLKHNNLTKLLGVCLKGEEKLLVYEYLPNRSLDTFLFGRHGVCK, from the exons ATGGAGATACGCTCAGCAGTCGCTGCCTCCTTCGTCCTACTACTATTATCACTTTCCAGCTTCCTAAAGCTGTCTGCTGGCGCCGAGCTCTTCTCGTGGCAGTGCTACAACGGTTCGAGCTACAAGGAGAACGGCACCTACCAGTCCAACGTCCGCAGCCTCCTCGCATCCCTCGCCGCCAACGCCTCCCGGTCACAGTCCCTGTTCGCTACCACCGTCGTCGGCACCAGCTCCGACACGGTGTGGGGCCTCGGGCTATGCCGCCGCGATATCACCAACAGCACCGAGTGCGAGTCCTGCCTCGCCCTCGCGCCAGTGGTCGCGTTCGGCAGCGGTGATTACTGCAAGGGCGTCAAGGATGTGTCCATCTTCTACGACCGCTGCATCGTCCGTTACTCCCCCCACGACTTCCTGACCAGCCCAGACAACCGGCAGGTGCAGTCCAGGGGGCCCAGCAAGGAAGCTGTCATCCCACACGACGCCGCCAATCGGTACGACGCGCTCGTGGTGAGCCTCGCCGTCGCTCTCGCCAAGTCAGCGGCGTTCAATACCACGTCCAGGTACGCCACCGGGGTCATGGTCTCCGACCAGGGGTTCACGACCAACGCCAGCGATGACGTGGTGCGCACGATCTACGGGCTGGTGCAGTGCACGCCGCGGGGCCCTTGCCTGGAGTGCCTGCAAGGGCTCGTAGACGGGATGAAGTTCAACGGCAGCGTCGGGGGGCATATCTTCGGCATATGGTGCAACATCAGGTTCGAAAAGCAAGTCTTTTACGATGGCAGCCCCATGCTGAACCTCATCGCCCCGCCGCCGACGCCACCTTCTTCTCCCCTCCCGTCTGGTACAACAGACGGGACAAGGTGGCGACAACGCGCCGCGACGGTATCCACCATTGTTCTTGGCGTCGCAGTTATCCTCCTGTCCATACCTGTAGTCTTCCTATGGAGAAACAAGGCTACAACACAACTCC CTTACCAGGAAGATGGCGACGACCCTGAATCACTTCTGTTTGATCTGACAACCTTAAGACGCGCAACCGACAATTTTGCCCAAGACAATAAGCTTGGGCATGGAGGCTTTGGCGCAGTATACAAG GGCGTATTGCCTCATGGACGGGAAATAGCTGTAAAAAGATTAGACAAAGCTTCAGGGCAAGGTCTGAAGGAGTTGAGAAACGAGCTACTGTTGGTGGCGAACCTGAAGCACAACAATCTCACAAAGCTTCTCGGCGTGTGCTTGAAAGGAGAAGAGAAGTTACTTGTGTACGAGTACCTGCCCAACCGAAGCCTGGACACCTTCCTTTTTG GAAGACATGGCGTATGCAAATGA
- the LOC119274408 gene encoding protein FAR1-RELATED SEQUENCE 5-like isoform X1, with protein sequence MAYANDESMFEYVNVVSKMFDSEAEGYEFYNKYALEKGFSVRKSYVEWDGSNKYIILRKIVCSRQGFREDKHMKRKMEDRKRRPRSLTRVGCNAKLVITRQEETGRWFVKDFIDEHSHPLAPRDLSCLLRSYRRISDEQKADIADMEKCGIRKYRIMDILCFQYGGFDKVGCIKRDVYNFCHANKQETISAGDAKTVIMHMMARRERDVDFFFKYLVDEHGHLKGLFWADSQSRLDYEAFGDVIVFDSTYRTNKYNLPFVPFVGLNHHRSTVIFGCGIISHETSQAYEWMLRTFSDCMAQKHPISVITDGDLAMQRAIRVVWPDSNHRLCIWHIQQNIVRHLHDDDVKEEFRYFIYDTSSIEEHEIKWIQFLQRNKVTSEESWLHQMYQMRKLWCAPYLEGRCFLGLSSNQRSESLNSVLHTHLEGKMSLFEMLEHYEHCLASRRINEALHDVEALQSVPFTEENALPLEKHAATVFTPRVFKMVLWSIDAVSKCQIREILDGLEDSTYVVSKQERMDKKFGVRIEEQGGLLHRVSCSCRKLECAGTPCSHIFYILGILKQTILPGCCVPTRWTMNAKCAYAPTRKNQMYDYSLSLQRYRELRNCSHAASFQACHSDEDYHCLKMLLQAQHHGKQSSFELADSKESTNAQHNSIRFGPLMPHSQKVDKVLDPVHVPGRGAPKKRLQSKTKKSRSQNICGYCKKPGHNRRKCAKLLEDLEAEL encoded by the exons ATGGCGTATGCAAATGATGAGAGTATGTTCGAGTATGTAAATGTTGTCAgcaagatgtttgatagtgaggctGAAGGCTATGAATTCTATAACAAATATGCTCTTGAAAAAGGTTTTAGTGTGAGGAAAAGCTACGTTGAGTGGGATGGATCCAACAAATACATAATTTTAAGGAAAATTGTGTGTAGTCGTCAAGGGTTTCGCGAAGATAAGCACATGAAAAGAAAGATGGAAGatagaaagaggaggccacgaagtTTAACTCGTGTTGGGTGTAATGCTAAATTGGTCATTACGAGACAGGAGGAAACCGGTCGGTGGTTTGTCAAGGATTTCATCGATGAGCACAGCCATCCTCTAGCCCCACGGGATCTTTCTTGTCTGCTGCGTTCGTACAGACGAATTAGCGATGAGCAGAAAGCAGACATTGCGGACATGGAAAAATGTGGGATCCGTAAATACCGTATTATGGATATTTTGTGCTTTCAATACGGTGGATTTGATAAGGTTGGATGCATAAAGAGGGACGTTTACAATTTCTGCCATGCTAATAAGCAGGAGACAATCAGTGCCGGTGATGCTAAAACGGTGATCATGCACATGATGGCGAGGCGAGAGCGAGATGTGGATTTTTTCTTCAAGTACTTGGTAGACGAGCATGGCCATCTGAAGGGACTGTTCTGGGCTGATAGTCAATCGCGACTTGACTACGAGGCTTTCGGAGACGTCATTGTTTTTGATAGCACATACAGAACCAACAAATACAACCTGCCATTCGTGCCTTTTGTCGGGTTGAATCACCACCGCAGCACTGTTATATTTGGCTGTGGTATAATTTCTCATGAAACAAGCCAGGCATATGAGTGGATGTTGCGGACCTTTTCTGATTGCATGGCACAGAAGCATCCGATATCTGTGATCACAGATGGGGACCTTGCAATGCAGAGAGCAATAAGGGTGGTCTGGCCAGACTCAAACCATAGACTATGTATATGGCACATTCAGCAGAACATTGTACGCCATCTGCATGATGACGACGTAAAGGAGGAATTCAGATATTTCATTTATGATACTTCTTCCATTGAAGAGCATGAGATAAAATGGATACAATTCTTACAACGGAATAAAGTAACCAGTGAGGAGTCTTGGCTGCATCAGATGTATCAGATGAGAAAGTTGTGGTGTGCTCCATATCTTGAGGGGCGTTGTTTCCTAGGATTGAGCAGCAATCAAAGGAGTGAGAGCTTGAACTCTGTGCTACATACGCATCTTGAGGGTAAGATGTCGTTGTTTGAAATGCTAGAGCACTATGAGCATTGCCTTGCGTCGCGACGGATTAACGAAGCTCTCCATGACGTCGAAGCCTTGCAGTCTGTTCCATTTACAGAGGAAAATGCTTTGCCGCTTGAGAAACACGCCGCAACAGTTTTCACACCTAGGGTCTTTAAGATGGTCTTATGGAGCATAGATGCTGTCAGCAAATGTCAGATTAGAGAGATACTAGATGGATTAGAAGATTCCACTTATGTTGTGTCCAAGCAGGAAAGAATGGATAAAAAGTTTGGAGTGCGCATTGAAGAGCAAGGAGGTCTTTTGCACAGGGTGAGTTGTTCTTGTCGTAAGCTGGAATGCGCAGGCACACCATGTTCCCACATTTTTTACATATTGGGGATTTTAAAACAAACAATTCTTCCCGGTTGTTGCGTTCCCACTAGGTGGACTATGAATGCAAAATGTGCATACGCACCTACCAGAAAAAACCAGATGTATGACTATTCGCTAAGCCTGCAGAGGTACCGCGAGTTGCGGAATTGTAGTCACGCCGCAAGTTTCCAGGCATGCCACTCTGATGAGGACTATCACTGtctaaagatgcttttgcaagcacaacatcatggcAAGCAATCAAGTTTTGAACTAGCTGACAGCAAGGAGTCAACTAATGCTCAGCATAACAGCATTAGGTTTGGCCCGTTGATGCCGCACTCGCAGAAAGTTGATAAGGTTCTGGATCCCGTGCATGTGCCAGGACGAGGTGCACCGAAGAAAAGGCTGCAGTCAAAGACAAAGAAGTCAAGATCACAGAATATCTGTGGCTATTGCAAGAAACCAGGTCACAATCGACGTAAATGCGCTAAATTGCTAGAG GATCTCGAGGCTGAACTGTGA